The Hemicordylus capensis ecotype Gifberg chromosome 6, rHemCap1.1.pri, whole genome shotgun sequence genome window below encodes:
- the LOC128330922 gene encoding vomeronasal type-2 receptor 26-like: MPKNYQHVLAFIFAIQEINRNDHLLPNITLGFEIYDNVFNPLKAVGNTLQFLFTGQGNPLNYNCDGKQQLVLAIGGLTSPNSMQMASVFNTYKIPQLHAFLSNIHFNNSAGEEIFFDEEGSLPSGYDIINLVAFPNDTFQKVQTGRMDPLAREGKRFTMNASATVWNHKFKEHVLAFIFAIQEINRNDHLLPNITLGFEIYDNVFNPLRAVGNTLQFLFTGQGNPLNYNCDGKQQLVLAIGGLTSPNSMQMASVFNTYKIPQHGLYVPNQDNCTGEEKLGSLPESVLEMGMSGQSYNIYNAVYAVAHALHTMYSSKTKQKEIEKLGGKSLLLRPLHAFLSNIHFNNSAGEEIFFDEEGSLPSGYDIINLVTFPNDTFQKVQTGRMDPLAREGKRFTMDGSATVWNHKFKEMQPRSRCVESCHLGSSRIAQRGRQVCCYDCAQCPAGRISIQTDADQCEMCPEDQCPNEKQDQCIPKRITYLSYGEPLGAVLISFALLFSLITFAVIGIFVQLRKTPIVKANNWSITCTLLFSLLLCFLCSFLFIGQPRKVTCLLRQTVFGITFTVALSSVLAKTITVVLAFLATKPGNRLRRWIGKRLAVSVIILCSLIQTGICAVWLATTPPFPEFDMHSQISEIIVQCNEGSNTMFYIVLGYMGFLAIISFTVAFLAKKLPDSFNEAKLITFSMLVFCSVWITFVPSYLSTKGKYMVAVEVFSIMASSGGLLSCIFLPKCYIIILRPDLNTREQLVRKRY; the protein is encoded by the exons ATGCCTAAAAATTACCAGCATGTTCTTGCCTTCATCTTTGCAATTCAAGAGATCAACAGGAATGACCATCTCTTACCCAATATCACACTGGGATTCGAAATCTATGACAATGTTTTCAATCCTCTGAAAGCCGTTGGgaacactctgcagttcctcttcaCAGGGCAGGGGAATCCCTTGAATTACAACTGTGACGGGAAGCAGCAGCTAGTCCTTGCCATTGGTGGGCTCACCTCCCCAAattccatgcagatggccagtgtcttCAATACCTACAAGATCCCACAG CTTCATGCTTTTCTGAGCAATATCCATTTCAACAATAGTGCTGGGGAAGAAATCTTTTTTGATGAGGAAGGGAGCCTGCCCTCAGGATACGATATCATCAACTTGGTCGCATTCCCCAATGACACCTTCCAGAAAGTCCAAACTGGAAGGATGGATCCCCTGGCTCGTGAAGGAAAAAGGTTCACCATGAATGCAAGTGCTACTGTATGGAACCACAAGTTTAAAGAG CATGTTCTTGCCTTCATCTTTGCAATTCAAGAGATCAACAGGAATGACCATCTCTTACCCAATATCACACTGGGATTTGAAATCTATGACAATGTTTTCAATCCGCTGAGAGCCGTTGGgaacactctgcagttcctcttcaCAGGGCAGGGGAATCCTTTGAATTACAACTGTGACGGGAAGCAGCAGCTAGTCCTTGCCATTGGTGGGCTCACCTCCCCAAattccatgcagatggccagtgtcttCAATACCTACAAGATCCCACAG CATGGCTTATATGTTCCAAATCAAGACaactgcactggggaggagaaactGGGGAGCCTCCCTGAATCTGTGCTTGAAATGGGCATGTCTGGGCAGAGCTATAACATCTACAATGCTGTTTATGCTGTAGCCCATGCTCTCCATACTATGTATTCttcgaaaactaaacagaaggaaATTGAGAAACTCGGGGGAAAGAGTCTTCTGTTACGGCCT CTTCATGCTTTTCTGAGCAATATCCATTTCAACAATAGTGCTGGGGAAGAAATCTTTTTTGATGAGGAAGGGAGCCTGCCATCAGGATACGATATCATCAACTTGGTCACATTCCCCAATGACACCTTCCAGAAAGTCCAAACTGGAAGGATGGATCCCCTCGCTCGTGAAGGAAAAAGGTTCACCATGGATGGAAGTGCTACTGTATGGAACCACAAGTTTAAAGAG ATGCAACCCCGTTCCCGGTGTGTCgagagctgccatcttggatccagcaggattgccCAGCGGGGAAGACAAGTTTGTTGCTATGATTGTGCTCAGTGTCCTGCGGGAAGGATTTCAATACAGACtg atgcagaccagtGTGAGATGTGCCCAGAAGATCAATGTCCAAATGAGAAACAGGATCAATGCATCCCCAAAAGAATAACTTATTTATCCTATGGAGAACCATTGGGAGCGGTTttgatttcttttgctcttttgttttcccTGATCACCTTTGCTGTGATTGGGATCTTTGTTCAGCTCCGCAAAACTCCCATTGTGAAAGCCAATAACTGGAGCATTACCTGTACGCTACtcttctctctgctgctttgctttctctgctccttcctaTTCATTGGTCAGCCTAGGAAGGTGACCTGCCTCCTCAGACAAACCGTGTTTGGCATCACGTTTACTGTTGCTCTTTCttctgtgttggccaaaaccatcactgttgTTCTGGCCTTCCTGGCCACCAAGCCGGGAAACAGGTTGAGGAGATGGATAGGGAAGAGGCTGGCAGTATCGGTCATCATTCTCTGTTCACTTATTCAAACTGGaatctgtgctgtgtggctggcaaccactccccctttcccagagtttgacatgcactctcagatcagtgagatcattgtgcaatgcaatgaaggctcaaacaccatgttctacatcgtcctgggctacatgggttttctggccatcatcagtttcactgtggccttccttgcGAAAAAGTTACCTGATagctttaatgaagccaagctgatcaccttcagcatgctggtcttttgcagtgtttggatAACCTTTGTCCCAAGCTACTTGAGCACCAAGGGAAAATACATGGTGGCAGTGGAGGTCTTCTCCATCATGGCCTCTAGTGGTGGACTGTTGAGTTgtatcttcctccccaaatgctacattattattcttaGACCTGATCTGAATACCAGAGAGCAACTGGTTAGGAAACGATATTGA